From a region of the Apis mellifera strain DH4 linkage group LG2, Amel_HAv3.1, whole genome shotgun sequence genome:
- the CPR14 gene encoding cuticular protein 14 precursor, with translation MFTIKALVAVVLCTTATLAAPQRPSGGADKDAVITSQQLEVNFDGNYINNFETSNGISHQESGQPKQVDNETPVVSQGSDSYTAPDGQQVSITYVADENGFQVQGSHIPTAPPIPPEIQRALEWNAAHPEEDDGGQPRPPGRG, from the exons GCGTTAGTGGCGGTCGTACTTTGTACGACAGCGACGTTAGCTGCCCCTCAAAGACCTAGCGGTGGTGCTGACAAAGATGCGGTGATCACATCTCAACAATTGGAAGTCAACTTTGACGGCAATTACATCAATAA CTTCGAGACAAGCAATGGGATCAGCCACCAGGAATCAGGACAGCCTAAACAGGTAGACAACGAGACACCGGTGGTCTCGCAAGGCTCTGACTCTTACACGGCGCCTGATGGCCAGCAAGTTAGTATCACGTATGTAGCCGACGAGAATGGCTTCCAAGTGCAAGGTTCTCATATCCCCACGGCACCACCGATACCTCCAGAGATTCAAAGGGCGCTCGAGTGGAACGCGGCTCATCCAGAAGAGGATGATGGTGGCCAACCACGACCGCCTGGCCGAG GTTAA